The Metabacillus schmidteae genome has a segment encoding these proteins:
- the spoIIM gene encoding stage II sporulation protein M → MRRQQLPVSAMIKQHLKEYSSIYLFVFVLFLMGVIFGAIIVNSMNLSQKEDLYYYLNRFFGQVAEGKVASAAEMFNQSFFHNLKYLGLMWILGISIIGLPVILVMLFIKGMVVGFTVGFLVNQLGLKGFLLSFVTVLPQNILLIPAFIIMCTVAISFSLKIIKQLFVKKTNTLEAPLTLFMRYASVFVFIGILAVLASGFEAYASPFLMKNVVEFVSK, encoded by the coding sequence ATGCGAAGACAACAACTGCCAGTAAGTGCAATGATAAAGCAGCATCTTAAGGAGTATTCTTCAATATATTTGTTTGTGTTTGTCTTGTTTTTGATGGGAGTCATTTTTGGAGCGATTATTGTTAACAGTATGAACTTAAGTCAAAAAGAAGATTTATACTATTATTTAAATCGTTTTTTTGGACAAGTCGCTGAAGGAAAAGTAGCGAGTGCAGCTGAAATGTTTAATCAAAGCTTCTTTCATAATTTAAAATATCTTGGGTTAATGTGGATCCTTGGAATTTCCATTATTGGATTACCTGTTATCCTTGTTATGCTTTTTATAAAAGGTATGGTTGTTGGATTCACGGTTGGATTTTTGGTAAATCAATTAGGGTTAAAAGGCTTCCTTCTATCATTTGTTACGGTCCTACCGCAAAATATCCTATTGATCCCAGCCTTTATCATTATGTGTACTGTCGCGATTTCCTTTTCTTTAAAAATCATAAAGCAGCTCTTTGTGAAAAAAACAAACACTCTAGAGGCACCTTTGACACTTTTTATGAGGTATGCGTCCGTTTTTGTTTTTATTGGAATTCTTGCTGTACTTGCGTCAGGCTTTGAGGCTTATGCATCACCCTTTTTAATGAAGAATGTTGTAGAGTTTGTGAGTAAATAA
- a CDS encoding TIGR00375 family protein: MNSYFADLHIHVGQTSSGKPVKITASRNLTLENILIEASEHKGIDMVGIIDCHVPEIIVTLQHLIDSGECIEVKDGGIRFQNTTLILGSELEIYDKTCKGPIHVLVFMPTLQKMKELSSWLSSRLTNITLSSQRIYEDGKALQRFVKKQGGLFIPAHIFTPHKSLYGSGVVSSLSEVFEEDLIDAVELGLSSDTKMADQIAELHKYSYVTNSDAHSLPKIGREYQKLKMREPSFLELKKVLKNEDGRKIEANYGLNPYLGKYYDTTCEKCGKKPEKHQTSCTNCGSTRFTKGVFNRLQELSNGVENANDRPPYIHQVPLQFIPGIGPKTLSKLKDMFGTEMNILHEVPKHMLQDVVTEKVANYIVAAREGRLQVTSGGGGTYGKVTGV; the protein is encoded by the coding sequence ATGAACAGTTATTTTGCTGACTTACATATTCATGTTGGACAAACAAGCTCTGGAAAGCCAGTGAAAATTACGGCATCTAGAAATTTAACCTTAGAAAACATTTTGATAGAGGCGAGTGAACACAAAGGAATTGATATGGTAGGCATTATTGATTGCCATGTCCCGGAAATAATTGTCACACTTCAACATCTTATCGATTCTGGTGAGTGTATAGAAGTAAAGGATGGGGGAATACGGTTTCAAAATACGACTCTTATTTTAGGCAGTGAGCTTGAAATATATGATAAGACGTGTAAAGGTCCAATTCATGTGTTAGTTTTTATGCCCACTCTTCAAAAAATGAAAGAACTATCATCATGGCTTTCTTCCCGACTAACAAATATAACTCTTAGCTCTCAACGGATTTATGAGGACGGGAAGGCTCTACAGCGCTTCGTGAAAAAGCAAGGAGGATTATTTATTCCTGCCCATATTTTTACGCCACATAAAAGTTTATATGGAAGCGGTGTGGTAAGTTCTTTGAGTGAAGTTTTTGAAGAAGATTTAATTGATGCAGTTGAGTTAGGGCTAAGCTCAGATACGAAAATGGCCGATCAAATAGCTGAACTTCATAAATACTCGTATGTAACAAATTCGGATGCTCATTCTTTACCTAAAATAGGAAGGGAATATCAAAAACTTAAAATGAGAGAGCCGAGCTTCCTGGAGCTGAAAAAGGTGTTGAAAAACGAAGATGGTCGTAAAATTGAAGCAAATTATGGACTGAACCCATACCTTGGAAAGTACTATGACACCACCTGTGAAAAATGTGGTAAAAAGCCGGAAAAACATCAAACGAGCTGCACGAACTGTGGAAGCACAAGATTTACAAAAGGAGTTTTCAATCGATTACAAGAGTTGTCGAATGGAGTTGAAAACGCGAATGATCGTCCTCCATACATCCATCAGGTCCCACTTCAATTCATTCCAGGAATTGGACCGAAAACCCTGTCAAAATTAAAGGATATGTTTGGAACTGAAATGAATATTTTGCACGAGGTACCAAAACATATGCTTCAGGACGTTGTAACAGAAAAAGTAGCAAATTATATCGTTGCCGCTCGGGAAGGACGGTTGCAAGTTACCTCAGGAGGCGGTGGAACGTACGGGAAAGTGACAGGAGTGTAG
- a CDS encoding NUDIX hydrolase gives MNHLIETTLSSKEIYKGRIIDLYLEEVQLPNGNTSTREIVRHPGAVAVIAITPENKILMVEQYRKPLGRTIVEIPAGKLEKGEEPITTAKRELEEETGYTCSDLKPLISFYTSPGFADELVHLFIAENLEILTEAAELDEDEFVEVLEVTLEEAKEMIQNNRIFDAKTAYAVQYLLLKEALDK, from the coding sequence ATGAATCATTTAATCGAAACAACACTATCTTCAAAAGAAATTTATAAAGGGAGAATCATTGATTTATACTTAGAAGAAGTTCAGTTGCCAAATGGAAATACGAGTACGAGGGAAATTGTGAGACATCCAGGAGCGGTAGCTGTCATCGCGATCACCCCTGAAAATAAGATTTTAATGGTCGAGCAATACAGAAAGCCATTAGGAAGAACAATTGTAGAAATACCTGCAGGAAAGCTGGAAAAGGGTGAAGAGCCAATAACAACAGCTAAAAGAGAACTAGAAGAAGAAACAGGTTATACTTGCTCGGATTTAAAGCCGCTTATTTCATTCTACACATCACCTGGATTTGCAGATGAACTCGTTCATTTATTTATTGCTGAAAATTTAGAGATCCTAACCGAAGCAGCAGAATTAGATGAAGATGAATTTGTTGAGGTGTTGGAGGTAACACTAGAGGAAGCTAAGGAAATGATTCAAAATAACCGGATTTTTGATGCAAAAACAGCTTATGCTGTACAGTATTTACTATTAAAGGAAGCTTTGGATAAATAA
- the mciZ gene encoding Z-ring formation inhibitor MciZ, whose product MKIYRLDKGIILVGKAWEIRTKLKEYSRMYETVNEWINDESKQAFRKSPHSPLSIRK is encoded by the coding sequence ATGAAAATCTATCGATTGGATAAAGGGATAATCTTAGTCGGAAAAGCATGGGAAATCCGTACAAAATTAAAAGAATATAGCCGCATGTACGAAACTGTCAATGAATGGATTAACGATGAAAGCAAACAAGCTTTCAGAAAATCTCCACATTCCCCTCTTTCTATCCGCAAGTAG
- a CDS encoding aldo/keto reductase, with translation MQKRQLGHSDLFVSEVGLGCMSLGTEEQHALSLIDKAIDLGINYFDTADLYDAGVNEELVGKAIKNRRHDIILATKVGNRWKEDRSGWTWDPSKTYIKQAVKESLHRLQTDYIDLYQLHGGTIEDHIDETIEAFEELKQEGVIRYYGISSIRPNVIKEYVEKSNIVSIMMQYSLLDRRPEEWFSLLKEHNVSVIARGPLAKGLLTEKPLEEKLKSEGYLSYSNEELTQLLSKLEDVDSTHSMTELALQYCLFEEVVGAVIPGASKLQQLIENVNAGSSERLSPQVYHHLQELTKCEKYEQHR, from the coding sequence TTGCAAAAAAGACAACTCGGACATTCAGATTTATTTGTTAGTGAAGTCGGACTTGGCTGCATGTCGCTGGGTACAGAGGAACAGCATGCTCTTTCACTTATTGACAAAGCAATTGACCTAGGGATTAACTATTTTGACACAGCAGATTTATATGATGCTGGTGTGAACGAGGAATTAGTAGGTAAAGCGATTAAAAATCGTCGCCATGACATTATTTTAGCAACAAAGGTGGGTAACCGTTGGAAAGAAGATCGATCAGGCTGGACGTGGGATCCATCAAAGACCTACATTAAACAAGCTGTCAAAGAAAGTCTGCACCGTCTCCAAACAGACTATATCGACCTTTATCAACTTCATGGCGGTACGATTGAGGATCATATTGATGAAACAATAGAAGCCTTTGAGGAATTAAAACAAGAAGGTGTAATTCGATACTATGGTATTTCTTCTATACGTCCAAATGTTATTAAAGAATATGTAGAAAAATCAAATATAGTGTCGATCATGATGCAATATAGCCTGTTAGACCGTCGACCTGAGGAGTGGTTCTCACTTTTAAAAGAACATAATGTCAGTGTGATTGCACGCGGCCCCCTGGCAAAAGGGCTTCTAACTGAAAAACCTCTTGAGGAAAAATTAAAGTCAGAAGGTTACTTATCCTATTCAAACGAAGAGCTTACACAGCTTTTATCTAAATTAGAAGATGTTGATTCAACCCATTCCATGACCGAGTTAGCTCTACAGTATTGCCTATTTGAAGAAGTAGTAGGTGCAGTTATTCCCGGGGCTAGTAAGTTACAGCAGTTAATTGAAAATGTTAATGCCGGTTCTTCAGAAAGACTATCTCCTCAAGTCTATCATCATCTTCAAGAACTTACTAAATGTGAAAAATATGAGCAACATCGCTAA
- a CDS encoding YqkE family protein, whose amino-acid sequence MKKSKKNKDEQAVSLTDHLNRDLVEQLKAVKKDLTKEQEEKEAALEQQRIAERKQREKNKSFEELFSESSLSWKDFK is encoded by the coding sequence ATGAAAAAGTCAAAGAAAAACAAGGACGAGCAAGCAGTCTCATTAACTGATCATTTAAATCGTGATTTAGTAGAGCAGTTAAAGGCTGTTAAGAAGGATTTAACAAAGGAACAGGAAGAGAAAGAGGCAGCTCTTGAACAACAGAGAATTGCAGAGAGAAAGCAAAGAGAAAAAAATAAAAGCTTTGAAGAGCTGTTTAGTGAAAGCTCTTTATCATGGAAGGATTTTAAATAA
- a CDS encoding alpha/beta hydrolase, with the protein MRKMMISFLILLSYILIVGFFFTNKLMFIKKKDNKDIIDRDSKYGLYNQQEYDALDRRDFSIESQFGYSIKGSVFEPHATNKYMIICHGVTVNRLNSVKYMNLFLQKGWNVLIYDHRRHGESGGKTTSYGHYEKFDLQSVVHWLKQEIGDSIILGIHGESMGAVTTLLYAGMVEDGADFYIADCPFSELEAQLLYRLKVEFKLPSVLVMPIAKPFVQLRDRYSIKGVSPLQAVQNIKSPVLFIHSKDDDYIPADMSKLLFEKKQGAKKLFIAEKGSHAMSYAENREEYAKVIDDFLEEIALQKEAENDSEVS; encoded by the coding sequence GTGAGAAAAATGATGATTTCATTCCTTATTCTCCTATCCTACATTTTGATTGTCGGATTTTTCTTCACAAATAAACTGATGTTTATCAAAAAGAAGGATAATAAGGACATTATTGATCGTGATAGCAAATATGGACTTTATAACCAACAGGAATATGATGCTCTTGATAGAAGAGATTTCTCGATTGAATCACAGTTTGGCTATTCAATTAAGGGCTCTGTTTTTGAACCTCATGCAACGAATAAATATATGATTATTTGTCATGGTGTCACCGTTAATCGGTTAAATTCTGTGAAATACATGAATTTATTTCTTCAAAAAGGGTGGAATGTGCTCATTTATGACCATCGCAGACATGGAGAGAGTGGTGGAAAAACTACCAGCTACGGCCATTATGAAAAATTTGATCTTCAATCGGTTGTTCATTGGTTAAAACAAGAGATTGGGGACTCCATTATCTTAGGTATTCATGGTGAATCGATGGGAGCTGTTACAACGCTTCTTTATGCTGGAATGGTTGAAGATGGAGCAGATTTCTACATTGCAGATTGTCCTTTTTCCGAACTCGAGGCCCAGCTGCTATATCGTCTTAAAGTCGAATTTAAGTTACCAAGTGTTCTTGTTATGCCAATTGCAAAGCCGTTTGTTCAGCTGCGTGATCGTTATTCTATTAAAGGAGTCTCACCCTTACAAGCTGTTCAAAACATTAAAAGCCCTGTTCTTTTTATTCACAGTAAAGATGATGATTACATACCTGCAGATATGTCAAAATTGCTTTTTGAGAAAAAGCAGGGTGCTAAGAAACTATTTATAGCTGAAAAAGGCTCTCATGCTATGTCATATGCGGAAAATCGCGAGGAATATGCTAAAGTTATTGATGATTTTTTAGAAGAAATTGCATTACAGAAGGAAGCAGAGAATGATTCAGAAGTTAGTTAA
- a CDS encoding DUF2552 family protein, which translates to MKDRLTAIKNVALNKTWVSFLHENHPYSLLHWSIGGVHDETKDVWLLQDEMSFEAQEFPTIDEALQWMEENMVNISDVLG; encoded by the coding sequence ATGAAGGATCGATTAACTGCAATAAAAAACGTAGCATTAAACAAAACATGGGTCTCATTTTTACATGAAAACCACCCGTATAGCCTTCTCCATTGGTCAATAGGTGGAGTTCATGATGAAACAAAGGATGTATGGCTGCTTCAAGACGAAATGTCGTTTGAGGCACAGGAGTTTCCGACAATCGATGAAGCTCTTCAGTGGATGGAAGAGAACATGGTAAATATTTCTGATGTTTTAGGTTAA
- a CDS encoding iron-sulfur cluster biosynthesis family protein, with translation MQVTFSKEAIEQLTPKLNDNKDRQLKLKYDTDGCGCVMSGVTALWLVEQEDQGDVKLDTNLVPLLVEKTKMVFLDEQLTITYNEAAKSFMLKSPSQILNPRMSILLK, from the coding sequence ATGCAAGTAACCTTTTCAAAAGAAGCGATCGAGCAATTAACACCAAAGTTAAATGACAATAAAGACCGTCAATTGAAATTAAAATATGACACAGATGGTTGTGGCTGTGTTATGAGTGGAGTAACAGCATTGTGGCTCGTTGAGCAGGAGGACCAAGGAGATGTAAAGCTTGATACAAATCTAGTGCCTTTACTAGTAGAGAAAACCAAAATGGTCTTTTTGGATGAACAGCTAACAATAACTTATAATGAAGCTGCGAAAAGCTTCATGTTAAAAAGTCCTTCACAAATTCTAAATCCTAGAATGAGTATACTTCTAAAGTAA
- a CDS encoding Ger(x)C family spore germination protein — MKRIRILSLLCLLLILTSCENVKEIHNQAYAVGMGVDYIEDEYHVIIQFLDFSNVAKTDQQKSAEPVPVWLAKGKGKTIETALNDIFNTLQMRVNFEQLNLVLFGEKMITSTEQIEDAFNTFTSSFTVRLTAWSYITKENLEDVFTSSVLFDFPFSYSRLNQPDEGSKQNATVQAISLREFVLQLNEKTKTTIVPSIKLNKDLMMKEKTKEPAAVIDGAYLFKDETYKGWLSLQELKGFIWTHNNSKRSVTEIEPDKGSILAVELLEPHIELKQDDVKESYNIEIDLTALIKESVEKYVNQEEIKKEIETLVKEEVEKTYKTAKKLGADIFQLEDHAYRYHFKEWQKNKEDQKNITLSTVTINVKALYSVDKYKSRKNDANTKREEIE; from the coding sequence ATGAAAAGGATAAGAATCTTATCTTTGCTATGTTTGTTATTAATACTAACAAGCTGTGAAAATGTAAAAGAAATACATAATCAAGCTTATGCAGTAGGAATGGGAGTCGACTATATAGAAGATGAATATCATGTCATCATACAATTTTTAGATTTTAGTAATGTTGCAAAAACGGATCAACAAAAAAGTGCAGAACCAGTTCCGGTCTGGCTGGCAAAGGGGAAAGGAAAAACAATAGAAACAGCATTAAATGATATCTTTAATACCCTTCAAATGAGAGTCAATTTTGAACAATTGAATTTGGTGTTGTTTGGAGAGAAGATGATCACCTCAACTGAACAAATTGAAGATGCTTTTAATACATTTACTTCAAGCTTTACCGTGCGTTTAACAGCATGGAGTTATATAACAAAGGAAAATTTAGAGGATGTTTTTACTTCATCGGTTCTTTTTGATTTTCCCTTTTCATATTCAAGGCTAAACCAACCGGATGAAGGAAGTAAACAAAATGCAACCGTTCAAGCTATCTCATTAAGAGAATTTGTGTTGCAATTAAATGAAAAGACAAAAACGACGATTGTTCCTTCAATTAAATTGAATAAAGATCTAATGATGAAGGAAAAGACAAAAGAACCAGCAGCAGTTATTGATGGTGCATATCTTTTTAAGGATGAAACATACAAGGGATGGCTTTCCCTACAAGAATTAAAAGGATTTATTTGGACTCATAACAATTCGAAAAGATCCGTTACTGAAATAGAGCCGGACAAGGGGAGTATTTTAGCAGTGGAGCTGCTAGAACCACATATAGAGCTGAAACAAGATGATGTAAAAGAAAGCTACAATATTGAGATTGATTTAACAGCTTTAATAAAAGAAAGTGTCGAGAAGTATGTCAACCAAGAAGAAATAAAAAAAGAAATTGAAACCCTTGTTAAAGAAGAAGTAGAAAAAACATATAAAACAGCTAAAAAGTTAGGAGCAGATATTTTTCAATTAGAGGATCATGCATATCGATATCACTTTAAAGAGTGGCAAAAAAATAAAGAAGACCAAAAAAATATAACCCTTTCTACTGTTACTATAAATGTCAAAGCATTATACAGCGTTGACAAATATAAAAGTAGAAAAAACGATGCAAATACAAAGAGAGAAGAAATTGAATGA
- a CDS encoding spore germination protein yields MLQNSDIEYTMAGMKQLFSSSSDVNIKTMKKDDSKETFLLVYCGPLIDSVFLNEVVLPKVNQHLLGETLENISSMIQVQKKDKKEITSEGLSDFIFSGKLMMTTNENNLIYFYDISKVPSRTPDESVTEVSVRGPKDGFVEDLMINLGLVRKRLKTSSFIVEEYIVGERSQTKVALLYIRDIINEQLLKNIKEKLNEVNTDVLTGSSQMEELIVDKQVFSLFPLVNHSGRPDFVVDSLNQGRFSLLIDGAPTALIAPANLAFLIKTSEDQHTSFIYASVERLLRVVGLFITVFLPGLFTALTTHNVGQLPLPLLATISVSRIGLPFTAFVEIILMLVMFELFKEAGARLPKGVGQTVAVLGGLIIGDAAIRGGITSPTMLVVIGVTAISGFTLVNQSLSGNLFVIRLYIVVLSFFAGIFGFIIGFISIIMYLSTIRSFGYPYLSYYQDLTWKDLFSIFMKLPEVIKDKRAPELNTNDSTRQGDRQ; encoded by the coding sequence GTGCTTCAAAATTCGGACATTGAATATACAATGGCAGGAATGAAGCAGTTGTTTTCTTCATCCTCCGATGTCAACATAAAAACAATGAAAAAGGATGATAGTAAAGAAACATTTCTATTAGTATATTGTGGACCATTGATTGACTCTGTATTTCTTAATGAAGTCGTTTTGCCCAAGGTAAATCAGCATTTATTAGGCGAAACGTTAGAAAATATCAGCAGTATGATTCAAGTACAAAAAAAAGATAAAAAAGAGATAACAAGTGAAGGATTGAGCGATTTTATTTTTTCAGGAAAGCTTATGATGACAACAAATGAAAATAATTTGATTTATTTTTATGATATAAGTAAAGTACCATCAAGAACACCTGACGAATCAGTGACAGAGGTTTCAGTTAGAGGACCAAAAGATGGATTTGTTGAAGACCTCATGATAAATCTTGGGCTAGTAAGGAAACGGTTGAAAACTTCTTCTTTTATTGTTGAGGAATACATTGTAGGCGAGCGATCTCAAACGAAGGTAGCACTTCTTTATATAAGAGACATTATAAATGAACAATTATTAAAAAATATTAAAGAGAAGTTAAACGAGGTCAATACTGATGTCTTAACTGGCAGTTCACAAATGGAAGAATTAATTGTAGATAAACAAGTGTTCTCTCTGTTTCCTCTGGTAAATCACTCAGGAAGACCTGACTTTGTTGTAGATTCATTAAATCAAGGAAGATTTTCTCTTTTAATAGATGGAGCTCCAACAGCATTAATTGCTCCTGCTAATCTGGCCTTCTTAATAAAAACATCGGAAGATCAGCATACAAGCTTTATATATGCATCTGTTGAAAGACTGCTTCGCGTAGTAGGCTTATTTATTACCGTTTTTTTACCAGGATTATTTACAGCGTTAACAACACATAACGTTGGACAACTACCACTACCACTATTAGCGACGATATCAGTTTCAAGGATAGGATTGCCCTTTACTGCATTTGTTGAAATTATTCTTATGCTTGTCATGTTTGAGTTGTTCAAAGAAGCAGGTGCCCGTCTTCCTAAAGGAGTAGGTCAAACAGTCGCTGTTTTGGGAGGGTTAATTATAGGGGATGCGGCAATTCGAGGAGGTATTACATCACCGACGATGCTTGTTGTAATAGGAGTAACGGCGATCTCGGGTTTTACTCTTGTTAATCAATCGTTATCAGGAAATCTTTTTGTTATACGTTTATATATTGTCGTGCTGAGTTTTTTTGCTGGAATTTTCGGATTTATTATTGGTTTTATCTCAATTATCATGTATTTATCAACAATCAGATCATTTGGATACCCATATTTATCTTACTATCAAGACCTGACGTGGAAAGACTTATTTTCAATTTTTATGAAACTTCCAGAGGTAATAAAGGATAAACGGGCTCCGGAATTAAATACAAATGATTCGACTAGACAAGGTGACAGGCAATGA
- a CDS encoding GerAB/ArcD/ProY family transporter, protein MGPIKFPLLVFMLMLTIGLFAHVQTIPALLSVTGRDAWLTIIITIVPMVIWLFGLNKLLKLMEKIGVMDWKRTLSPVKYYLLVGPFIVYLFLSAYITTKDIVMWSHISYIPDINYGIIVVAFLFLCFIGTRSGVQSLAILSGILLPLVSALGFFVMTVNVKKKDYEQLLPLIEHGWHPVFQGLIYTLLPIVELFILLIIPSIRKHEIGIGKLLIVGGIIIGLMLGPTIGAIAEFGPLQASEFRYPAFEQWRILTIGNYFSHVDFFAIYQWLSGGVLRTSLYILLANQLLVRKEKAKYSVIICYLCLVIFCLYRVDQDTFYELLYIYFMPIALLILVIQITILFVYLHVKHRKKKLEEVG, encoded by the coding sequence TTGGGGCCAATAAAATTTCCGTTATTAGTTTTTATGCTGATGCTGACAATAGGTCTATTTGCACATGTCCAAACCATCCCTGCTTTATTATCTGTCACCGGGAGAGATGCTTGGCTAACAATCATCATAACAATTGTTCCGATGGTCATCTGGTTATTCGGATTAAACAAGCTATTAAAATTAATGGAAAAAATAGGTGTGATGGATTGGAAAAGAACGCTATCACCGGTAAAATACTATCTCCTTGTTGGGCCTTTTATTGTATACCTTTTCTTATCAGCTTATATAACCACAAAAGATATTGTCATGTGGAGCCATATATCATACATTCCGGATATCAATTATGGGATAATCGTTGTTGCATTTTTGTTTCTATGCTTTATTGGGACAAGGTCAGGAGTTCAATCTTTGGCGATATTAAGCGGTATTTTATTGCCACTAGTCTCGGCATTGGGCTTCTTTGTGATGACAGTTAATGTAAAGAAAAAGGATTATGAACAATTATTACCGCTTATTGAGCATGGGTGGCACCCTGTATTTCAAGGTTTAATATATACCTTACTCCCTATAGTAGAATTGTTTATTCTTTTGATTATACCTTCTATACGTAAACATGAAATAGGGATCGGAAAATTATTAATAGTAGGAGGAATTATAATAGGATTAATGCTTGGGCCAACAATTGGAGCAATAGCGGAATTTGGTCCTTTGCAGGCGTCAGAATTTAGGTATCCCGCATTTGAACAGTGGCGAATTCTTACAATAGGTAATTACTTTTCTCATGTGGATTTTTTTGCTATTTATCAATGGTTGTCAGGCGGAGTACTTAGGACCAGTTTATACATTTTATTAGCTAATCAACTGCTCGTAAGGAAGGAAAAGGCGAAATATTCCGTCATCATCTGTTATCTTTGTCTTGTCATTTTTTGTTTATATCGAGTTGACCAGGATACATTTTATGAGCTTCTTTATATATATTTTATGCCGATAGCATTATTGATACTAGTCATTCAAATAACAATATTATTTGTCTATTTACATGTTAAACATCGAAAAAAGAAGCTTGAGGAGGTGGGGTAG
- a CDS encoding YolD-like family protein: MIRDRGNIKWTSMMLPEHVKLLRDWSEEDAYQEKPELDEQQLEQFNETICMAMEEHMELIFTYYKDHFFHTCSGFVHYIDSIRHMLRIVDEQTGSQLVLPLHDIIDVKLK, translated from the coding sequence ATGATACGAGATAGAGGGAATATCAAATGGACATCGATGATGCTCCCCGAACATGTTAAATTGCTAAGAGATTGGTCTGAGGAAGATGCTTATCAAGAAAAGCCTGAACTTGATGAACAACAGTTAGAGCAGTTTAACGAAACAATTTGCATGGCAATGGAAGAGCATATGGAGCTCATTTTTACTTATTACAAGGATCATTTTTTTCATACATGCTCAGGATTTGTCCACTATATAGATTCAATTCGACATATGTTGCGAATTGTCGATGAACAAACCGGAAGTCAACTTGTATTACCTCTTCACGACATCATTGATGTCAAACTAAAATAA
- a CDS encoding GDSL-type esterase/lipase family protein — translation MEMTQSCLSYVALGDSLTVGVGASFLTPGFVGRYTRLTEKTLDRRVCTNIFAKSGIESSGVLDIVSSEPLHDKINRANIITITAGGNDLIQASKDFIESRDQTEIAQSVKECHSNMMKIMETIHELKKDCGVPFIIYLLNLYNPLPQISLADKWVQSFNRQLNSFDNKKTIRVVDMYTVFKGRQEKLLSRDRIHPNSFGYQEMANALVKLGYPKEFNE, via the coding sequence ATGGAAATGACTCAGTCGTGTTTATCATATGTGGCTTTAGGCGATTCCTTAACAGTCGGAGTGGGGGCATCATTTTTGACACCCGGATTTGTCGGGCGCTATACGAGATTAACTGAAAAAACTCTAGATAGACGTGTGTGTACGAATATCTTTGCAAAATCGGGAATTGAGAGCAGTGGTGTACTGGATATTGTAAGCAGTGAACCACTACATGACAAAATAAATCGTGCCAATATCATCACCATCACTGCTGGTGGAAATGATCTTATCCAAGCGAGTAAAGACTTTATTGAATCACGTGATCAAACAGAGATTGCACAATCAGTCAAAGAGTGTCACAGCAATATGATGAAAATAATGGAGACGATTCATGAGCTAAAAAAAGATTGCGGTGTTCCATTTATCATTTATTTACTTAACTTATACAACCCATTACCGCAAATCTCATTGGCAGATAAGTGGGTTCAATCGTTTAATCGACAGTTAAACAGCTTTGATAACAAAAAAACAATTAGAGTTGTTGATATGTATACAGTATTCAAAGGGAGGCAAGAAAAGCTTTTATCAAGAGATCGTATTCATCCAAATAGTTTTGGGTATCAAGAGATGGCAAATGCATTGGTTAAATTAGGCTATCCAAAAGAATTTAATGAATAA